GAGAAAACCCCGTTTTTCAAAATTCGCATAATTAGCAATTGCCTGTCCTAAATTTCCAGCGCCTATGATAACGATATTATGCTGCCTGTCTATTCCCAGTATCTTCCCGATCTCTGCATATAAGTATTTTACATTATAGCCATAGCCCTGCTGGCCGAATCCGCCGAAATTATTCAAATCCTGACGGATTTGAGAAGCGGTCACTTTCATTCGTACACTTAGGTCATTAGAGGAAATACGTTCCACTCCATCCTCCATTAATTCACCCAGATACCGATAATATCTCGGAAGCCTGGTAATCACTGCTTTGGAAATTTCTTTCTCTGACACTTCTTCACCTTCTTTAACTTAGAATCAAACTAACATTATTATAACTGCATGACAAAATAATGTCAAACGGGTTTTATCATTGTATCCTTGAAAAAAGAAAGGACCTATATTATACTATTTCTATTGCCCTACATTCATATAGTAGGATAATACCCTACGGGTATATTTATACACGCTGAAAAACAAGCAGGAAAGAGGAAACACCCTATGGGTATCCCTTTATGCCATAAAACAAGCAGGAAAGAGGAAATGAAACATGATTCTGTCATGCAATAACATAAGCAAAGCATTTGGAAGCAACCAGGTGATCAAACATGCTTCCTTTCACATAGAAGACCATGAAAAAGCCGCCATTGTGGGGATCAACGGAGCCGGGAAATCCACTCTTTTAAAGATCATCATCGGAGAGCTTCCTACCGACGAAGGAGATGTGATCGTTTCCAAGGGTAAATCCATCGGCTACCTGGCACAGCACCAGGATTTATCCGGAGACCGTACCGTTTATGAGGAAGTCCTGGAAACCAAGCGTCCTGTCATGGAAATGGAAGCAAGGATCCGACAGCTGGAAGTGGATATGAAGCACGCCACAGGAGAAGAACTGGAAGCCATGCTCACCGCCTACAGCCGCCTCAACCACGAATTTGAGCTGTTAAATGGCTACGCCTATCAAAGTGAAGTAACAGGAGTACTAAAAGGACTTGGTTTTACGGAAGAGGAGTTTCATAAGCCTGTCATGGCATTATCCGGCGGCCAGAAAACCAGGGTATCCTTAGGCCGGCTCCTTCTCACCAGGCCGGACATCATTCTCCTTGACGAGCCTACCAACCACCTGGATATGGAATCCATTGCATGGCTGGAAGGATATCTGATCAATTACGACGGCAGCGTTATCATCGTTGCCCATGACCGCTATTTTCTTGACCGTGTGGTCACAAAGATCATGGAACTGGATAACGGCCTTATGACCGTATATCAGGGAAATTACACCGATTACAGCGGAAAGCGGGCCATGATCCGGGATGCCCAGATGAAAGCGTATTTAAACCAGCAGCAGGAAATCAGACATCAGGAAGAAGTCATTGCCAAATTAAAGTCTTTTAACCGGGAAAAATCCATTAAACGGGCGGAAAGCCGGGAAAAGATGCTGGATAAAATCGAAGTTCTGGAAAGACCATCAGAAATAAACGACGAGATGAAGATCCGTCTGGAACCCAATATCATCAGCGGAAACGACGTTCTCACCGTTCGCGGCCTAGGAAAAGCCTTCCCTCAGAACCAGCTTTTTGATAACGTCAGCTTTGAAATCAAACGAGGGGAACGGGTAGCAATCATCGGCGGCAACGGAACCGGAAAAACTACCATTCTTAAAATATTAAACGGTATTTTAGAACCGGATGAAGGGGAGATTTCCTTAGGCTCCAAGGTACATATCGGCTATTATGACCAGGAACATCAGGTGCTGAATATGGAAAAGACCTTATTCGATGAACTGCAGGATACTTACCCTTCCATGAACAATACCCAGATCCGGAACATCCTGGCTGCTTTTCTGTTTACCGGAGACGATGTGTTCAAGCGGGTAAAAGACTTAAGCGGCGGCGAACGGGGCCGGGTATCCCTGGCAAAGCTGATGCTTTCCGAAGCCAACTTTCTCATTCTGGACGAGCCTACCAACCATTTGGATATTACCTCAAAAGAAATTTTAGAGGATGCCCTGGTAGGTTATACGGGAACCATTCTGTACGTGTCTCACGACCGTTATTTCATCAATAAAACCGCTACCAGGATCCTGGATTTAACCAATCAGACCCTGGTCAATTACATCGGCAATTATGACTACTATCTGGAAAAGAAAGAAATCATGACCAGCCTCTATGCTGCCCCTCTTTCTGCAAAGGCTGTTCCCCAGGAAGAGGTCTCCGAGACCAAGCTGGACTGGAAGGCGCAAAAGGAAGAACAGGCCCGCCTTCGCAAACGCCAGAATGATTTAAAGAAAACCGAGGATGAGATCCATCAATTAGAAACCAGAGACGGAGAAATTGACGAGCTGCTTGGTAAGGAAGAAATTTTTACCGATGTATCAAAGCTGATGGAGCTTAATAACGAGAAGGAAACCATCCGGCAGCGGCTGGAAGAGCTGTATGAGCTGTGGGAAGAACTGGCAGAATAAATAACATTTAATAAAACCGATCTACAAGGCCTCCAATAAAGGTATTTACAAAAATCATAGTTGTTTCGCACGAAGCCAAACGATGATTGATAAATGTATGTAATCTTTATTGGAGGCCATATTATATGCTCATCTTAAAATACAAGCTGTACCATCAGCATATAGACAATGGTTCCTCCGGCAATGGAAAGCAGCATTTTCCTTTTCCAAAAGTGAAGTCCTGTTACGATTGCTATGGCGATCAGTTCAGGGATCCCGTTATCTCCGGAAAGGATATTTATATCCTTTAAGCAATAGATGACCAGCATCCCGAGAACTGCCGGTGGAAGTACCTTTCCAAGATACTGAATAAATTCTGGTGCCGGCTTATCCGATGGAAAAAGAAGAAATGGTAAAAATCTCGTGATAACTGTTCCCAATACCACAATAGCGATGGTAATAATCTGTTGACCCAGTGTCATAGTCATTGAAATCCACCTGCTTTCTCCAAAGGCCTTCTCAGTAAAGTAAGAGCGCCAAATATAGTACACATTGACGGAATGATAAAATTTGTGCCTCTAATTAAGAGCAGGCAAAGAAGTGATAAACCTAATCCTAAAAGTGAACTGTAATGAGTTTTTTCCTTCATCCATTGTTCAAGAAAAATCACCACAAACAGTGCGGTCATCACAAAATTAAGTCCTGTGGTATCGAAATGAATCAATGAGCCGAACAAGCCGCCGATTGTTGCACCTACGACCCAATATATATGATTTAACAGCGTAACAAAGATCATAAACCAGCCTCTGTCTACATCCGCAGGAATGTCCGCCGTGCAGTTAATGGAAAAGGATTCGTCACACAATCCAAAAATCAGATATATCTTTTTCAGCCCCGGCAAGTTGTAATTATCCAGCATGGACAATCCGTAAAACAGATGTCTGGCATTTATCATCAGTGTAAGCGCAAGTGCCTTAAAAGGTGAAAAACCACCCAGGAGCCATCCCACTGTCAAAAATTCTACGGAGCCGGCGTAAATGGTCAGGCTCATGATCATCGGGTATATAAAATTAAACCCCGAAACATTCATATAAATTCCATAAGCAAGTCCTAAAAACAAAAAACCTGCCATAATCGGTATTGTCATGGGAAAAGCTGTTTTAAAAGCCTTTCCTATGACTTTTTCTTTTGCATTCATGTTGATCCTCCACTATTGATGTCTAATTGTTTTATATTTATAACATTTTAGCCTATACAATCCATACATTCAATTGTATAATTGTATGCATTACAATATTATGAAAACCAAACGATGTTTACAAGTTCGGATAACTATATGATTGGAGGTGACAGGGCTATGCCTGTCAATTCTTTTTTGGATTACCACATGAGTTGGAAGCCGGAAAAACACCAGCTAAAACGTCCAATTTATCTTTCTCTTGCGGAGAAGCTGGAACAGGATATTAAAAGCGGCTTGCTTGCCCCAGGCACAAAACTGCCCCCACAGAGAGAATTAGCAGACTTTCTGGACATTAATTTTACCACGATCACAAGGGCCTACAGTCTATGTGAGCGG
The nucleotide sequence above comes from Lacrimispora sp. BS-2. Encoded proteins:
- a CDS encoding branched-chain amino acid transporter permease yields the protein MTLGQQIITIAIVVLGTVITRFLPFLLFPSDKPAPEFIQYLGKVLPPAVLGMLVIYCLKDINILSGDNGIPELIAIAIVTGLHFWKRKMLLSIAGGTIVYMLMVQLVF
- a CDS encoding AzlC family ABC transporter permease translates to MNAKEKVIGKAFKTAFPMTIPIMAGFLFLGLAYGIYMNVSGFNFIYPMIMSLTIYAGSVEFLTVGWLLGGFSPFKALALTLMINARHLFYGLSMLDNYNLPGLKKIYLIFGLCDESFSINCTADIPADVDRGWFMIFVTLLNHIYWVVGATIGGLFGSLIHFDTTGLNFVMTALFVVIFLEQWMKEKTHYSSLLGLGLSLLCLLLIRGTNFIIPSMCTIFGALTLLRRPLEKAGGFQ
- the abc-f gene encoding ribosomal protection-like ABC-F family protein produces the protein MILSCNNISKAFGSNQVIKHASFHIEDHEKAAIVGINGAGKSTLLKIIIGELPTDEGDVIVSKGKSIGYLAQHQDLSGDRTVYEEVLETKRPVMEMEARIRQLEVDMKHATGEELEAMLTAYSRLNHEFELLNGYAYQSEVTGVLKGLGFTEEEFHKPVMALSGGQKTRVSLGRLLLTRPDIILLDEPTNHLDMESIAWLEGYLINYDGSVIIVAHDRYFLDRVVTKIMELDNGLMTVYQGNYTDYSGKRAMIRDAQMKAYLNQQQEIRHQEEVIAKLKSFNREKSIKRAESREKMLDKIEVLERPSEINDEMKIRLEPNIISGNDVLTVRGLGKAFPQNQLFDNVSFEIKRGERVAIIGGNGTGKTTILKILNGILEPDEGEISLGSKVHIGYYDQEHQVLNMEKTLFDELQDTYPSMNNTQIRNILAAFLFTGDDVFKRVKDLSGGERGRVSLAKLMLSEANFLILDEPTNHLDITSKEILEDALVGYTGTILYVSHDRYFINKTATRILDLTNQTLVNYIGNYDYYLEKKEIMTSLYAAPLSAKAVPQEEVSETKLDWKAQKEEQARLRKRQNDLKKTEDEIHQLETRDGEIDELLGKEEIFTDVSKLMELNNEKETIRQRLEELYELWEELAE